In Drosophila yakuba strain Tai18E2 chromosome X, Prin_Dyak_Tai18E2_2.1, whole genome shotgun sequence, a single genomic region encodes these proteins:
- the LOC6525717 gene encoding transcription initiation factor TFIID subunit 9 produces MSVEKAEKAKISAQIKHVPKDAQVIMSILKELNIQEYEPRVVNQMLEFTFRYVTCILDDAKVYANHARKKTIDMDDVRLATEMTLDKSFTGPPARHVLAKVADVRNGMPLPPIKPHCGLRLPPDRYCLTGVNYKLRATNQPKKMTKSAVEGRPLKTVVKPVSSANGPKRPHSVVAKQQVVTIPKPVIKFTTTTTTKTVASAGGSGGGGGLEVKSEPSGSGGDLKMEVDSDAAAVGSIAGGSGSGAGNASGAGGSSGVGVAVKREREEEEFEFVTN; encoded by the exons ATGAGTGTGGAAAAGGCCGAAAAGGCCAAGATCAGTGCCCAAATCAAGCACGTACCGAAGGACGCGCAGGTGATCATGTCCATCCTCAAGGAGCTGAATATTCAGGAGTACGAGCCGCGCGTGGTCAACCAAATGCTGGAGTTTACCTTCC GCTATGTCACCTGCATTCTGGACGACGCCAAGGTGTACGCTAACCATGCACGCAAGAAGACCATCGACATGGACGACGTGCGTCTGGCCACCGAGATGACGCTGGACAAGAGTTTCACCGGACCGCCGGCGCGTCACGTTCTGGCCAAGGTGGCCGACGTACGAAACGGCATGCCCCTGCCACCCATCAAGCCGCACTGCGGTCTTCGACTGCCGCCCGACCGCTACTGCCTCACCGGCGTCAACTACAAGCTGCGAGCCACCAATCAACCCAAGAAAATGACCAAGTCGGCAGTTGAGGGGCGTCCGCTAAAGACCGTCGTTAAACCCGTCTCCAGCGCCAATGGCCCAAAGAGACCGCACTCTGTGGTGGCCAAGCAGCAGGTGGTGACCATTCCCAAACCCGTTATCAAGTTTACCACCACCACAACGACAAAAACGGTGGCCAGCGCCGGTGGCTctggtggcggcggtggtctGGAGGTCAAGAGCGAGCCCAGTGGCTCCGGCGGAGATCTCAAGATGGAGGTAGACAGCGATGCGGCGGCTGTGGGCAGCATCGCTGGCGGATCCGGTTCAGGAGCGGGAAATGCCAGCGGGGCAGGAGGTTCATCTGGAGTAGGAGTGGCCGTCAAGCGGGAGCGCGAGGAAGAGGAGTTTGAGTTTGTAACCAACTAG